The following are encoded together in the Streptomyces flavofungini genome:
- a CDS encoding amino acid permease: MTSLPSLAKEDSTDEGPSNSQPGGGNGGGNGLQAGLKNRHLSMIAIGGVIGAGLFVGSASGIKAAGPAILVSYALVGAMVVLVMRMLGEMAAARPTSGSFSAYADQALGRWAGFSIGWLYWFFWVVVLAVEATAGAVILEGWIPAIPQWGWALIVMVVLTATNLVSVGSYGEFEFWFAGIKVVAIGAFVLIGLLAVFGVLPGSDNPGDGFAHLTDAGGFMPNGAGAILTGVLMVVFSFMGSEIVTLAAGESEDPQRAVTKATNSVIWRIGVFYLGSIFVVVTLLPWNDKSIEKDGSYVAALNSIGIPHAGQVMNVIVLTAVLSCLNSGLYTASRMAFSLGQRGDAPKAFARTDSNGVPRAAILGSVVFGFAAVWFNYQWPDTVFDFLLNSSGAVALFVWLVICFTQLKMRGIILREQPEKLVVKMWLFPYLTWVTIGMISFVIVYMLYDDAGRKQMVLSLLVAALVLGFSLVREKVRPRSDEELTEA, encoded by the coding sequence ATGACCTCGCTACCGTCCCTTGCGAAGGAAGACAGCACCGACGAAGGACCCAGCAATTCGCAGCCGGGCGGTGGAAACGGGGGTGGCAACGGCCTCCAGGCCGGACTCAAGAACCGCCATCTGTCCATGATCGCCATCGGTGGTGTGATCGGCGCGGGCCTGTTCGTCGGTTCCGCCTCCGGCATCAAGGCCGCGGGCCCGGCGATCCTCGTGTCGTACGCCCTCGTCGGCGCGATGGTCGTGCTCGTGATGCGGATGCTCGGTGAGATGGCCGCGGCCCGGCCGACCTCCGGCTCCTTCTCCGCGTACGCCGATCAGGCGCTCGGCCGCTGGGCGGGCTTCTCCATCGGCTGGCTGTACTGGTTCTTCTGGGTCGTCGTGCTCGCGGTGGAGGCGACCGCCGGCGCGGTGATCCTGGAGGGGTGGATACCCGCGATCCCGCAGTGGGGCTGGGCGCTCATCGTGATGGTGGTGCTCACCGCCACGAACCTGGTCTCGGTCGGCTCCTACGGCGAGTTCGAGTTCTGGTTCGCCGGCATCAAGGTCGTCGCGATCGGCGCGTTCGTGCTGATCGGTCTGCTCGCCGTCTTCGGCGTGCTGCCGGGGTCGGACAACCCGGGTGACGGCTTCGCGCATCTGACGGACGCGGGCGGCTTCATGCCCAACGGCGCGGGCGCCATCCTCACGGGTGTCCTGATGGTGGTCTTCTCCTTCATGGGCTCGGAGATCGTCACGCTCGCCGCCGGTGAGTCGGAGGACCCGCAGCGCGCCGTCACCAAGGCCACGAACAGCGTCATCTGGCGCATCGGCGTCTTCTACCTCGGTTCGATCTTCGTGGTCGTGACGCTGCTGCCCTGGAACGACAAGTCCATCGAGAAGGACGGTTCGTACGTCGCCGCGCTGAACTCGATCGGCATCCCGCACGCCGGTCAGGTGATGAACGTGATCGTGCTCACCGCGGTGCTCTCCTGCCTCAACTCCGGCCTCTACACGGCCTCCCGCATGGCGTTCTCGCTCGGCCAGCGCGGGGACGCGCCGAAGGCCTTCGCGCGCACCGACTCCAACGGCGTGCCGCGCGCCGCCATCCTCGGCTCGGTCGTCTTCGGCTTCGCCGCCGTCTGGTTCAACTACCAGTGGCCGGACACCGTCTTCGACTTCCTGCTGAACTCCTCCGGTGCCGTCGCCCTGTTCGTCTGGCTCGTCATCTGCTTCACGCAGCTGAAGATGCGCGGCATCATCCTGCGCGAGCAGCCGGAGAAGCTCGTCGTGAAGATGTGGCTGTTCCCGTATCTGACCTGGGTCACCATCGGCATGATCTCGTTCGTGATCGTCTACATGCTGTACGACGACGCCGGGCGCAAGCAGATGGTGCTCTCGCTGCTCGTGGCGGCCCTCGTGCTGGGCTTCTCCCTGGTGCGCGAGAAGGTGCGGCCCCGCTCGGACGAGGAACTCACCGAGGCCTGA
- a CDS encoding ribose-5-phosphate isomerase codes for MRVYLGSDHAGYELKNHLVEWLKAAGHEPVDCGPHIYDAQDDYPPFCLRAAERTAADPDSLGIVIGGSGNGEQIAANKVKGVRAALAWSEQTAALGREHNDANVISIGGRMHTQDEATKFVEIFLATPYSGESRHTRRIEMLSRYETTGELPAIPAHHPQG; via the coding sequence ATGCGCGTGTACCTCGGCTCGGATCATGCCGGCTACGAACTCAAGAACCACCTCGTCGAATGGCTCAAGGCCGCAGGGCACGAGCCCGTCGACTGCGGACCCCACATCTACGACGCTCAGGACGACTACCCGCCGTTCTGCCTGCGTGCGGCCGAGCGGACCGCCGCGGACCCCGATTCCCTCGGCATCGTCATCGGCGGCTCCGGGAACGGCGAGCAGATCGCGGCGAACAAGGTCAAGGGGGTGCGGGCGGCTCTCGCCTGGAGCGAGCAGACCGCCGCGCTCGGGCGTGAGCACAACGACGCCAACGTCATCTCCATCGGTGGGCGGATGCACACCCAGGACGAGGCCACGAAGTTCGTCGAGATCTTCCTCGCCACGCCGTACTCCGGTGAGTCCCGTCATACCCGCCGCATCGAGATGCTCTCCCGCTACGAGACGACCGGCGAGCTCCCGGCCATCCCGGCCCACCACCCCCAGGGCTGA
- a CDS encoding Fpg/Nei family DNA glycosylase codes for MPEGHTIHRLAADHRDRFQGRKTTASSPQGKFSDAAALVTGRTLETAEAHGKHLFLGFPDATWIHIHLGLFGKVTFGGAPAPPPTDTVRLRLTNGAAYMDLRGPTTCALITDEEKQAIHARLGPDPLRPQGEGNDPETAWRRVSRSRTTIAALLLDQKVVAGVGNVYRAEVLFRHGIDPYTPGKDLTHAQWTAIWADLVDLMREGVRHNRIDTVRPEHTPEAMGRPPRVDDHGGEVYVYRRARQACHICGGEIRTADLAARNLFWCPTCQPQKHRP; via the coding sequence GTGCCGGAAGGGCACACGATCCACCGGCTCGCGGCCGATCACCGGGACCGGTTCCAGGGCCGGAAGACGACCGCCAGCAGCCCGCAGGGCAAGTTCTCCGACGCGGCGGCCCTGGTGACGGGCAGGACACTGGAGACGGCGGAGGCCCACGGCAAGCACCTCTTCCTCGGCTTTCCCGACGCCACCTGGATCCACATCCACCTGGGCCTCTTCGGCAAGGTCACCTTCGGCGGAGCCCCCGCGCCCCCACCCACGGACACCGTCCGCCTCCGCCTGACGAACGGCGCCGCGTACATGGACCTGCGCGGCCCGACGACGTGCGCCCTGATCACGGACGAGGAGAAGCAGGCGATACACGCCCGCCTGGGCCCGGACCCGCTGCGCCCGCAGGGCGAGGGGAACGACCCGGAGACGGCCTGGCGCCGCGTCTCCCGCAGCCGCACCACGATCGCCGCGCTCCTCCTCGACCAGAAGGTCGTCGCGGGCGTGGGCAACGTCTACCGCGCCGAGGTCCTGTTCCGCCACGGCATCGACCCGTACACACCGGGCAAGGACCTCACGCACGCCCAATGGACCGCGATCTGGGCGGACTTGGTGGACCTGATGCGCGAGGGCGTCCGGCACAATCGCATCGACACGGTCCGGCCCGAGCACACGCCGGAGGCGATGGGCCGCCCGCCGCGCGTGGATGACCACGGCGGCGAGGTGTACGTGTACCGCAGGGCCCGCCAGGCCTGCCACATCTGTGGCGGCGAGATCCGCACCGCCGATCTCGCCGCCCGCAACCTCTTCTGGTGCCCGACCTGCCAGCCGCAGAAGCACCGCCCGTAG
- a CDS encoding superinfection immunity protein: MPDLPAAEAPPVEGLAFWRDAENRWLVLVGNVLFGASGLGWFFALYLATRKPKEPRGTRAGDPGAARNPEPV; encoded by the coding sequence GTGCCCGACCTGCCAGCCGCAGAAGCACCGCCCGTAGAGGGCCTCGCCTTCTGGCGGGACGCCGAGAACCGCTGGCTGGTCCTGGTCGGCAACGTCCTCTTCGGCGCCAGCGGCCTCGGCTGGTTCTTCGCCCTGTACCTGGCGACCCGCAAGCCCAAGGAGCCCCGTGGGACGCGGGCGGGCGACCCGGGGGCCGCCCGAAACCCGGAGCCCGTCTAG
- a CDS encoding GNAT family N-acetyltransferase — translation MTADLRELSQGDWEQWYKTLDVAFGGVAEAPEERELWRDLTECERSFGAWDGETCVGTAGAFSFRMSVPGGAVVDTAGVTMVSVAATHRRRGLLTAMMRRQLDDVRERGEAVAVLTASEPEIYGRFGYGAASFHHRMEIDTTRVGLTVPPGADDVRLRYETPAKALPACEAVYARRVPGRPGMMARRPGWERLVTLDPPADRNGASPQQCVLAERDGEVVGFALYAVKPEWDAQGPKGTVKVQDVEALDPAAYAALWRFLFDIDLTSTVLALNRPVDDPVAQLVTNVRRCDLRTRESLYVRLVDVGAALEARTYQTPVDVVLDVEDSFCPWNQGRWRLTGDSKRASCERVDDGVPADLALTARELGALYLGGVPLTQLTGAGRVRELREGAAAEAGLAFGSPVAPWLPHGF, via the coding sequence ATGACAGCAGACTTGCGGGAGTTGAGCCAGGGCGACTGGGAGCAGTGGTACAAAACGCTGGACGTGGCCTTCGGGGGCGTGGCCGAGGCGCCCGAGGAGCGCGAGCTGTGGCGGGACCTCACCGAGTGCGAGCGCTCGTTCGGCGCCTGGGACGGCGAGACCTGCGTGGGCACGGCGGGCGCGTTCAGCTTCCGCATGTCCGTGCCGGGCGGCGCCGTGGTGGACACGGCGGGCGTGACGATGGTGAGCGTGGCCGCCACGCACCGGCGGCGCGGTCTGCTCACGGCGATGATGCGGCGCCAGCTGGACGACGTGCGGGAGCGCGGCGAGGCGGTGGCGGTCCTGACCGCGTCGGAGCCGGAGATCTACGGCCGGTTCGGGTACGGGGCCGCTTCGTTCCACCACCGCATGGAGATCGACACGACCCGGGTGGGCCTGACCGTCCCGCCGGGCGCCGACGACGTACGCCTGCGCTACGAGACGCCCGCGAAGGCGCTGCCCGCCTGTGAGGCGGTGTACGCGCGGCGGGTGCCAGGACGCCCCGGCATGATGGCGCGGCGGCCCGGCTGGGAGCGCCTGGTCACCCTGGACCCGCCGGCCGACCGCAACGGCGCGTCGCCGCAGCAGTGCGTGCTCGCCGAGCGCGACGGCGAGGTCGTCGGGTTCGCGCTCTACGCGGTCAAGCCCGAGTGGGACGCCCAGGGCCCCAAAGGCACGGTCAAGGTGCAGGACGTGGAGGCGCTGGACCCGGCTGCGTACGCCGCGCTGTGGCGCTTCCTCTTCGACATCGACCTGACGTCGACGGTCCTGGCCCTGAACCGCCCGGTGGACGACCCGGTGGCGCAGCTCGTCACCAATGTGCGCCGCTGCGACCTGCGGACCCGGGAGTCGCTGTACGTGCGCCTGGTGGACGTCGGCGCCGCCCTCGAAGCCCGTACGTACCAGACTCCGGTGGACGTCGTCCTCGACGTCGAGGACTCCTTCTGCCCCTGGAACCAGGGCCGTTGGCGCCTCACGGGCGACTCCAAGCGCGCCTCCTGCGAGCGCGTCGACGACGGCGTCCCCGCCGACCTCGCCCTCACCGCACGGGAGTTGGGCGCGCTCTACCTGGGCGGCGTCCCGCTCACCCAGCTCACCGGGGCGGGCCGTGTCCGCGAGCTGCGCGAGGGCGCGGCGGCGGAGGCGGGCCTGGCCTTCGGCTCACCCGTCGCCCCGTGGCTGCCCCACGGCTTCTAG